In BD1-7 clade bacterium, a genomic segment contains:
- the ntcA gene encoding Global nitrogen regulator, which translates to MPITRDTDTTFNQACYENETLRLEDCEHCALRQRMLFSKLEFGNLSDYLWPIQHTKCPAGTMLYHQGQPAHSILSVRMGFIKLVSYSESGDQQIVRLLGPGDCAGIEALLEPAYHHQAEALSDVDLCVIPIKIIYKLQKDQPELSNALIQQWHEQLFRADNWLANLRSGPLLKRVINLVLILHELQKLXGNQIQLISNQDIAAIVAGREETVSRCLSELRKERLITLQEKRHCELNINGLQARLNSDG; encoded by the coding sequence ATGCCAATAACCCGTGATACGGACACTACTTTTAACCAAGCCTGCTACGAGAACGAAACCCTGCGCCTTGAAGATTGCGAGCACTGTGCGCTGCGACAGCGGATGTTGTTCTCCAAACTGGAGTTTGGCAATCTGTCGGATTACCTTTGGCCGATTCAACATACTAAATGTCCGGCCGGTACGATGCTTTATCATCAGGGCCAACCGGCGCATTCGATATTGTCGGTGCGGATGGGCTTTATTAAATTGGTAAGTTATTCCGAAAGTGGTGATCAGCAGATTGTGCGTTTGCTTGGCCCCGGTGATTGTGCCGGTATCGAGGCCTTGCTGGAGCCGGCTTACCATCATCAGGCTGAGGCACTATCGGACGTTGATTTATGTGTTATCCCGATCAAGATCATTTACAAATTGCAGAAAGATCAGCCAGAATTGTCGAATGCGCTTATTCAGCAATGGCATGAGCAGTTGTTTCGGGCCGATAACTGGTTGGCCAATCTGCGCAGTGGCCCATTGCTAAAACGAGTTATCAATCTGGTGTTGATCTTACATGAGTTGCAGAAACTTNCGGGTAACCAGATTCAATTGATCAGTAATCAAGATATTGCTGCGATTGTTGCCGGGCGTGAAGAAACCGTGAGCCGCTGCCTGAGCGAATTACGCAAAGAGCGTTTGATAACTCTGCAGGAAAAGCGCCATTGCGAGCTGAATATTAATGGTTTGCAAGCACGCCTGAACAGCGATGGTTAG
- the yhhQ_1 gene encoding Queuosine precursor transporter, giving the protein MAPTTTPTADYAFADKIVAGPWVLPLLALFHVLVIAASNYLIQFPFKLGFITFTWGSLIFPLVYLATDLTVRLFGAPMARRIIATVMLPALLLSYLVSVLFYQGTFLGASALATLNVAVARVALGSFSAYVIGQLSDVLVFNRLRSSRHWWLAPLASSVVGNFIDTISFFFIAFHQSPDSFMAEHWVSIALADYVYKLMVCLVLMIPAYGLLLKRITHRLR; this is encoded by the coding sequence ATGGCTCCAACAACCACTCCAACTGCTGACTATGCATTCGCAGACAAAATCGTCGCAGGCCCTTGGGTGCTGCCATTGCTGGCGTTGTTTCACGTGTTGGTTATTGCGGCCAGTAACTATCTGATTCAGTTTCCGTTCAAACTCGGATTTATCACCTTCACTTGGGGGTCGTTGATATTCCCGCTGGTCTATTTAGCGACCGATCTCACCGTGCGTTTGTTCGGAGCCCCAATGGCACGACGCATCATCGCTACCGTGATGTTGCCGGCGCTTCTTTTGTCATATCTTGTCTCGGTGCTTTTTTATCAGGGTACGTTTTTGGGTGCATCTGCGTTGGCAACGTTGAATGTGGCGGTTGCACGTGTTGCCTTGGGTAGCTTCAGTGCCTATGTGATCGGCCAGCTCAGCGATGTGTTGGTGTTTAACCGTTTACGCAGCAGTCGTCATTGGTGGCTGGCGCCGCTGGCATCGAGTGTGGTGGGTAACTTCATTGATACGATCAGCTTCTTCTTTATCGCCTTCCATCAATCTCCGGATAGCTTTATGGCGGAGCATTGGGTCTCGATAGCCTTGGCGGATTATGTGTATAAGTTGATGGTGTGCTTGGTGTTGATGATTCCTGCGTACGGGTTGCTGCTCAAACGAATCACGCATCGGCTGCGTTGA
- the yhhQ_2 gene encoding Queuosine precursor transporter: protein MNVGLGANLVIVTPTLGPSADIPLMFDQQLTPRRIALPLLASFHILIIASSNYLVQLPFQLFSVTITWGTFTFPLVYLATDMTVRLYGAHLARRIVAAVMAPALLLSYGVSVLFNDGSYMGMASLLVFNGVVARIAFASFSAYVIGQLTDVLVFNRLRRSPHWWLAPAASSIFGNLIDSISFFSIAFYRSTDAFMAQHWLSIGIADYGYKVLVCVVLILPAYGVLLNLLTRYLVRRNP, encoded by the coding sequence TTGAATGTCGGGCTAGGTGCTAACCTCGTAATTGTGACTCCAACACTTGGGCCCAGCGCCGATATTCCTCTTATGTTTGATCAGCAACTGACACCGCGACGCATCGCATTACCCCTGCTAGCCAGTTTTCATATTCTGATTATTGCCAGCAGTAATTATTTGGTACAGCTTCCGTTCCAGTTATTTTCAGTCACTATTACATGGGGCACGTTTACGTTTCCACTGGTGTATTTAGCGACAGATATGACTGTGCGGCTTTACGGAGCGCATCTGGCGCGGCGAATTGTTGCCGCGGTAATGGCGCCCGCTTTGTTGTTGTCTTATGGCGTATCGGTGCTGTTTAACGACGGCAGCTATATGGGGATGGCATCGCTACTCGTGTTTAACGGGGTTGTTGCTCGTATCGCCTTTGCGAGTTTTAGTGCTTACGTTATCGGGCAATTGACGGATGTGCTGGTGTTTAACCGTTTGCGGCGTAGCCCCCATTGGTGGTTAGCGCCGGCTGCATCGAGCATCTTCGGCAACCTTATCGATAGCATCAGTTTCTTTAGTATCGCGTTCTATCGTTCAACGGATGCGTTTATGGCCCAGCATTGGCTATCAATTGGTATTGCCGATTATGGCTACAAGGTGCTCGTTTGTGTGGTTTTGATTCTTCCGGCTTACGGTGTTCTTCTGAATCTGTTAACCCGCTATCTGGTGCGTAGAAATCCATAA
- the mmpL2 gene encoding putative transport protein MmpL2 yields MLTVSQWIADNAMRFRGVLVFVSLVMLIVGLSGYKYFVFDSTPRAFFSADYPYQKAFDAIEDKYGKDSRVLIMLGSDDDSIFTPETLTALSDLTEQGWQLPGVLRVDSLSNYQHSRSDGDDVIIDELYDPGDDLDAASIARIKDIAMSSPDLVDYLVNPAGTHASVILTLSKNDSQTHAQAEETATAEAVYALKQQIEADYPGVKLWITGNAISNYHNLTIATKDIVIMVPIMFALMFVMIGLLMRSVAGVTVSLCIALLATISALGYAAMMGTVFSTLAINAVMIGITVSIAHCIHMVAYFLHSYAEESKADAIRTSLQVNFVPVSITSLTTALGFLSLNFTDLPPAAHLGNASALAVFFAWLYSYTVLPALLTVLPVRRPKTAETNLVRIMTRLANWVIRWQRAVLVSCAIVSVVMVGLAIQNTINDRFSEMIKKPHEFRTDNDAIDAHFGGLYNVFYDMQSGEENGVTDPVFIGHVDAFVNWLRVQPEVSSVHAYTDILKRLNKSLHGDKQQWYRSPDNSELAAQLLLMYEFSVPQGASLDDMIAPDKSSTRILINTPSMDTDAIFAFQDKVNAWQAEHLPEAMRYPGASLAIMWSHLSIDSLVSSIEGSFVALVIISAVLMVVLGSFRYGLISIVPNLIPAAIGFGVWAIISGELGLGLTTVVILTMGIIVDDTVHFLSKYQYARKHQALNAEDAVRFAFRRVGTPIWITTAALASGFAILTLSKIHGNSDLGLLTSIILVAALILDFLLLPALLLFVDSDKKVA; encoded by the coding sequence ATGTTAACAGTGAGTCAATGGATAGCTGATAATGCCATGCGGTTTCGCGGTGTTTTGGTATTCGTGTCGCTAGTGATGCTGATTGTGGGGTTATCGGGCTACAAGTACTTTGTTTTTGATAGTACCCCAAGAGCGTTCTTTAGTGCTGATTACCCGTACCAAAAAGCCTTCGATGCCATCGAGGATAAATACGGCAAAGATAGCCGCGTGTTGATCATGTTGGGTTCAGATGACGACAGCATTTTTACGCCTGAGACTCTGACAGCATTGTCTGATTTAACCGAACAAGGCTGGCAGTTGCCGGGCGTGTTGCGGGTGGATTCATTATCGAATTATCAACACAGCCGAAGTGACGGTGACGACGTTATCATTGATGAATTGTACGATCCGGGTGACGATCTAGACGCCGCTTCGATTGCCCGAATTAAAGACATTGCTATGTCGTCTCCCGACTTGGTCGACTATCTGGTTAACCCTGCAGGTACCCACGCGTCGGTGATACTGACACTGAGCAAGAATGATTCGCAAACCCATGCTCAAGCTGAAGAAACCGCTACGGCAGAAGCGGTATACGCATTAAAGCAGCAAATCGAAGCTGACTACCCGGGTGTGAAGCTTTGGATCACCGGCAATGCCATCAGCAATTACCATAACCTCACCATAGCGACGAAAGATATTGTGATCATGGTGCCGATTATGTTCGCGTTAATGTTTGTGATGATCGGGTTGCTGATGCGCAGTGTGGCGGGGGTTACCGTGAGTTTGTGCATTGCCTTATTGGCGACCATCAGTGCTTTAGGTTATGCGGCCATGATGGGAACAGTGTTCTCGACGCTGGCCATCAATGCTGTGATGATTGGCATTACTGTCTCGATCGCGCATTGCATTCACATGGTCGCGTACTTTCTGCACAGTTATGCCGAAGAATCCAAAGCCGATGCGATTCGTACCAGCCTGCAGGTGAACTTTGTACCAGTGAGTATCACCAGTTTGACCACTGCATTGGGGTTTTTAAGCTTGAATTTTACCGATTTGCCCCCGGCGGCTCACTTGGGGAATGCTTCAGCATTGGCGGTATTCTTCGCCTGGTTGTATTCCTACACCGTGTTACCGGCATTATTAACGGTGCTGCCGGTGCGTCGTCCGAAAACTGCGGAGACTAATCTGGTACGCATCATGACACGCTTGGCCAACTGGGTAATTCGCTGGCAGCGGGCGGTGTTGGTCAGCTGCGCCATCGTTTCGGTTGTGATGGTGGGCCTAGCGATACAGAACACTATCAATGATCGCTTCAGCGAGATGATCAAAAAACCGCATGAATTTCGCACAGACAACGATGCTATCGATGCGCATTTTGGTGGGTTGTATAACGTCTTTTACGACATGCAATCAGGTGAGGAAAACGGTGTCACCGACCCGGTGTTTATCGGCCATGTCGATGCGTTTGTGAACTGGCTACGTGTGCAGCCGGAGGTCAGTAGCGTGCATGCCTATACCGATATATTGAAGCGACTCAACAAGAGTTTGCATGGCGATAAGCAGCAGTGGTATCGATCGCCGGATAACAGCGAGCTAGCAGCCCAATTATTATTGATGTATGAATTCAGTGTACCGCAAGGGGCAAGCTTAGATGACATGATCGCGCCGGATAAATCGTCAACGCGTATTTTGATCAATACCCCGAGCATGGACACCGATGCTATTTTTGCGTTTCAGGATAAGGTCAATGCTTGGCAGGCGGAGCATTTGCCGGAAGCCATGCGTTACCCAGGTGCGTCGCTTGCGATCATGTGGTCGCATCTAAGCATCGATAGCTTGGTGTCGAGTATCGAAGGCTCGTTTGTCGCGCTGGTGATTATTTCCGCGGTGTTGATGGTGGTGCTGGGGAGTTTTCGCTATGGATTGATCAGCATCGTGCCGAATCTTATTCCGGCGGCGATCGGGTTTGGGGTCTGGGCGATTATTTCAGGAGAGCTTGGGTTGGGGCTGACGACCGTGGTGATTTTGACGATGGGGATTATCGTCGACGACACCGTACATTTTTTGTCGAAGTATCAGTATGCGCGCAAACACCAAGCATTAAACGCAGAAGATGCCGTGCGTTTTGCCTTTAGACGGGTTGGTACGCCGATTTGGATCACCACCGCCGCGTTGGCTTCCGGCTTTGCGATTTTAACACTGTCGAAAATACACGGTAATAGCGATCTGGGTTTGCTGACCAGCATCATATTGGTTGCTGCTCTGATACTGGATTTTCTGCTGTTGCCGGCTTTGTTGTTGTTTGTGGATAGCGACAAAAAGGTTGCCTAA